Genomic window (Petrotoga mexicana DSM 14811):
TCTAAACAAAGATGAGCAAAAATGGGAGATCACCGGTTTACTACATGATCTGGATTACGAAGAAACAAAAGACGATCCAGATAATCATGCGTTAAAAACTGTTGAAATGCTTGGAGACAAAGTTGATCAAGATGTAAAAGACGCTATATTAGCACATAATGAAAAAAAAGAGTTAGAAAAAGATATTGAGATAGCCCTATATGCTGCAGATCAGCTTTCCGGGCTTATCGTTGCTGCTGTCTTGGTAAGACCAAACAAAGATATAGCCGAGTTATCGGTCAAATCGTTAAAAAAGAAATTTAAAGATAAAGCTTTCGCAAGAGGAGCGGATAGAGAAAAAATAAAAGAAATAGCCAAGCTAGATATCGAATTGAACGATTTCTTCAAAATAGCCATTGATGGTATGGTTCGAATAAAAGATGAATTGGACTTAGCTTGATAAATACATTAATCATTTTTATCATTTTCAATATTTTTATCATGTGCTTCTTCTGATTCATTTTGAAGTTCGACGATTCTTAGGTTCATAAAAGTGAAAAACGAAATTGAAACAACACCAAATGTGGCAAAAATCCAAGTAACTAGAGAAAACCAAAAAAGTTTTGTGAACCAAAAATAGAATATTAAAAGAACTCCAACAGAAATAGAGAAATAATAGATAAGAAACTTCACGATTCGTTTTTTATTATAGCTCATCTTTAAACCTCCTACTAAAAAAGGTGATAACAGTGCAATCTCTTTTAACTATTTTACCTCAGCCTTTTTACAACAAAATAACAAAACTTTGGAATGAATTGGACAAGAATTTTGATGTTAAATGGGTAAAAAATAACGTGCCTTTCCCTCATATAACTTGGAGTGTCGCTGAGGAGTATAAAGTTAACGAGTTAAACAAGTTACTCAAAAAGGCAACCAAAGAATTAGATTCCTTAACCATAAAAACGGAAGGTATAGCCTTATTTACAGGACCTAAATTAACTTTGTACATCCCTGTAAAACCGACAAAGGAATTGTTAAACTTTCACGAATATCTGTGGAATTTGGTCAACGTAAATGAGTCAAAGTTAAACGATTATTATTCTCCAGATAATTGGTTTCCACATATAACTTTGGCGGTAGAAGACATTGATAAGGAGAACATTGGACAGATTACCAGTTATTTGTCTGATAAAAAGTTAAAATATCAAATAAAGTTGGAATCTCTTTCCCTAGTTCACAGAGAGTTGGGAAAAGAGGTTGAAATTGATCAAACTTTTGGAATTCCGAAAAGGCGCAAAAGGAAGAAGTAAAATTATCTATTGATTCTACCAAACCTCTCTATAATTATAATTACTATGGCTCCAATTAAAGCAAATATTAAAAAGCTAACAAAGTTATCTATTTTTGAAATGGGAGCCCTCAATCCTCCAACCATTAATCCCATCAAAAAAAACATTGTCGCGAGGTAAAACTTATCCAATACCCATTTCAGTAATCTACTCATAGAAGCCAATCCCAGCACAATACCTAAAACAAAGGTTATCAGCACAGAGAAATTAAAATCATTAACTGCTTTTACTATGTATGAATACTGATTCAAAAGTAATAGAACGTAGGCACCGGAAATCCCCGGCACAATCATGGCAGAAATAGCCAAAAATCCTGACGAAAAGATTATTAAAAAACCATGTTGCTCTACTAAAAATTTTGCCCCTGAGATATAGAAGGCAACTAAAAAACCAATAGTGGCTGAAATAAAAAAAGAAAAATATTTAGATTTCTCCGTATTTTTGAAATCAACATTTTTAAATAGATCAGATCCCAAAAAAAAGATACTACCGATAATTAAACCTGAAAAGAAAGAAAAGACACTTGTTTGATAATTATTTATTAAAAAGTCTATAAATCCCAAGGTTGAGAACATTCCAAGAAAAACGCCTATGTACAACATGATCAAAAATCTAAGTTCCCGACTTTTCGTTAAAGTTTTGAAATTGAATAAATTGGAAAAGACAAAAGACCATGCAGATATGAAATTCTCATAAATGCCTAGTATCAAGGCTATCGTCGCCCCTGAAACCCCAGGGATAGAATCAGAAATACCCATGAAAACACCATACAACGGAATTAAAAGATTTTTTTTCTTCATAAATACCTCCATTCAATAAATTTCATTATAAAAAAACCCCGCATAAAGCGGGATAAGTTGGGGATTTTATTGGGGGTTATTGTTTTCTAACCCTATTATATGCAGAAAGACTTAAAACATCCTTAAAATTTTTAAAAATGGTTCTAATTCTTCTTTGCTGATGTTAATCCCCATTTCTATCCCTAGTTTGTTTGTTCCATGATAATCCGAACCAGCGGTTATAAACAAATCATACTTTTTGGCAAGTGCTTTATACCTTTCGATCATTTCTTTGGTGTGCAAGGAGTAACAAGCTTCTATGCCGTCTAATCCATAATCTACTAACTCTCTGATCAGATTGTCTAGGTTTTGTTCATCGAGTTTTGTTTGATAAGGGTGTGCCAAAACCACTACGCCCCCAGCTTCCTTAATTAACAATATTGCATCTTTTGGTTCCAACCTTTTTTTATCTAAGTAAAGAGGTGCACCTTTCTTTAAATACTTATCGAAAGCTTCTTGTTTGTTGCTTACATAATTTTTTTTCACCATTAAAGAAGCAA
Coding sequences:
- a CDS encoding HD domain-containing protein, producing MIFLTREEALELLKQNLKTDNLFTHSLAVGAIMKELAKHLNKDEQKWEITGLLHDLDYEETKDDPDNHALKTVEMLGDKVDQDVKDAILAHNEKKELEKDIEIALYAADQLSGLIVAAVLVRPNKDIAELSVKSLKKKFKDKAFARGADREKIKEIAKLDIELNDFFKIAIDGMVRIKDELDLA
- a CDS encoding 2'-5' RNA ligase family protein, whose amino-acid sequence is MQSLLTILPQPFYNKITKLWNELDKNFDVKWVKNNVPFPHITWSVAEEYKVNELNKLLKKATKELDSLTIKTEGIALFTGPKLTLYIPVKPTKELLNFHEYLWNLVNVNESKLNDYYSPDNWFPHITLAVEDIDKENIGQITSYLSDKKLKYQIKLESLSLVHRELGKEVEIDQTFGIPKRRKRKK
- a CDS encoding DUF368 domain-containing protein, with amino-acid sequence MKKKNLLIPLYGVFMGISDSIPGVSGATIALILGIYENFISAWSFVFSNLFNFKTLTKSRELRFLIMLYIGVFLGMFSTLGFIDFLINNYQTSVFSFFSGLIIGSIFFLGSDLFKNVDFKNTEKSKYFSFFISATIGFLVAFYISGAKFLVEQHGFLIIFSSGFLAISAMIVPGISGAYVLLLLNQYSYIVKAVNDFNFSVLITFVLGIVLGLASMSRLLKWVLDKFYLATMFFLMGLMVGGLRAPISKIDNFVSFLIFALIGAIVIIIIERFGRINR
- a CDS encoding PHP domain-containing protein, which translates into the protein MKVDFHTHSTGSDGSNTPDELLNLALEKNIEYLSITDHDTLDGIKAIENLTDLNKLKFVPGVEISAEFPNTLHLLGYGFDIKNKRLNKVLEDLQEYRKKRNVLMIENMQKLGFQITLEELKKEAGGELIGRPHFASLMVKKNYVSNKQEAFDKYLKKGAPLYLDKKRLEPKDAILLIKEAGGVVVLAHPYQTKLDEQNLDNLIRELVDYGLDGIEACYSLHTKEMIERYKALAKKYDLFITAGSDYHGTNKLGIEMGINISKEELEPFLKILRMF